In Paenibacillus sp. BIC5C1, a genomic segment contains:
- a CDS encoding MMPL family transporter, whose translation MQEGSGYGRWVAGKRSKWITLLVWIIIAVVLGVVWPAVGDRETNNAQDLSDSKPSVQAAAVAQKEFPGGEGVPALIVWRQAGGLTDEQIENIQALTERLDQDPVEQQQSVVPLYQLPPQALKGQLSEDGSTLVMPLFFNQEADSSQLKEGIAALEQKTKDIFGSNPFDVAIDDASALSARVTGPVGISIDASGLFSSADVSLLIATVVLVLVLLLLIYRSPVLAIIPIIAVGFAYMVTSPILGFMADQGWITVDAQSISIMTVLLFGAGTDYCLFMISRFRQILYHEPDKKKALFQAITGSSGAIAMSGFTVVAALLVLLFAEYGAYHRFAVPFSLSIFIMFIASLTLVPALLAIFGRGSFYPFVPRTHDMEVERAKKKGKTAPAPRKIKESWIGRTVVTKPWTVLAITLVLLGGLATFSSQIKFTYDLLSSFPENVASREGFKVIGEQFSEGELAPAKVIIDTEGSETDLKQRLESLDYVSKVGEAQQGAENANITAYDVEFNLNPYSMEAMQHIPDLRATAEQALKDAGITSVDSHVWIDGQTAEQYDIEVTGERDASIIIPVVIGMITLLLLLYLRSVVATAYLIATVVLSYFSALGLGWLIIHYGLGADAIQGAIPLYSFVFLVALGEDYNIFMISSIWQKRKTMPLRQAIKEGVGETGSVITSAGLILAGTFAVLATLPIQVLVQFGIITAAGVLLDTFLVRPFMVPAITTLLGKWAFWPGKYVPVAEKDKEKQKQSM comes from the coding sequence ATGCAAGAAGGTTCGGGCTACGGCCGCTGGGTTGCTGGCAAACGAAGCAAATGGATTACACTGTTGGTATGGATCATCATCGCGGTTGTTCTTGGTGTGGTATGGCCTGCTGTAGGTGATCGTGAAACGAATAACGCGCAGGATCTGAGTGATTCCAAGCCATCGGTGCAGGCGGCAGCAGTTGCCCAGAAAGAATTCCCCGGCGGCGAAGGTGTTCCCGCGCTCATCGTATGGCGTCAAGCCGGCGGGCTGACGGATGAACAGATTGAGAACATTCAGGCGTTAACGGAGCGACTGGATCAAGATCCGGTTGAGCAGCAGCAATCTGTAGTTCCACTATATCAGTTGCCGCCACAGGCTCTGAAAGGTCAGCTTTCGGAAGACGGAAGCACCTTGGTTATGCCGCTCTTTTTCAATCAGGAAGCTGATTCCTCACAGTTGAAGGAAGGCATTGCAGCGCTGGAGCAGAAAACGAAAGACATTTTTGGCTCCAACCCATTTGATGTTGCCATTGATGATGCCAGCGCACTAAGTGCACGGGTTACAGGTCCGGTTGGGATATCCATTGATGCAAGTGGATTGTTCTCATCTGCAGATGTATCGCTGCTGATTGCGACCGTTGTGCTGGTACTCGTGCTGTTGCTGTTGATCTACCGTTCGCCCGTACTGGCTATTATACCAATTATTGCAGTTGGGTTCGCTTATATGGTCACCAGTCCGATTCTTGGATTCATGGCGGATCAGGGCTGGATTACAGTAGACGCGCAGTCCATCTCCATTATGACGGTGCTGTTGTTCGGTGCAGGAACGGACTATTGCCTGTTCATGATCTCCAGATTCCGTCAAATCCTCTATCATGAGCCGGATAAAAAGAAAGCACTCTTCCAAGCGATTACCGGATCATCTGGTGCGATTGCCATGAGTGGATTTACAGTCGTTGCAGCATTGCTTGTACTGTTGTTCGCAGAGTACGGTGCCTATCACCGTTTTGCCGTACCATTCAGTTTATCCATCTTCATCATGTTTATTGCGAGCCTGACGCTGGTTCCGGCATTGCTTGCGATCTTTGGTCGGGGTTCATTCTACCCGTTTGTACCGCGTACGCACGATATGGAAGTGGAACGTGCGAAGAAAAAAGGCAAAACAGCGCCTGCTCCGCGTAAAATCAAGGAAAGCTGGATTGGCCGTACAGTAGTAACCAAACCGTGGACAGTACTGGCGATTACGCTGGTGTTGTTGGGTGGACTGGCTACTTTCTCTAGCCAAATTAAATTCACGTATGACTTGTTATCGTCCTTCCCGGAGAATGTTGCATCTCGTGAAGGCTTCAAAGTCATTGGAGAACAGTTCTCGGAAGGTGAACTCGCTCCGGCGAAAGTGATTATTGATACCGAAGGCAGCGAGACAGATCTGAAACAACGTCTGGAATCGCTGGATTACGTAAGCAAGGTAGGTGAAGCGCAGCAGGGTGCTGAGAATGCCAACATCACCGCTTACGATGTGGAATTCAATCTGAATCCATATTCCATGGAGGCGATGCAGCATATCCCGGATCTGCGGGCAACGGCTGAACAGGCACTGAAAGATGCTGGAATAACAAGTGTGGACAGCCATGTCTGGATCGACGGTCAGACGGCTGAACAGTATGATATCGAAGTCACCGGAGAGCGGGATGCAAGCATCATTATCCCAGTGGTAATCGGGATGATCACATTGCTGCTGCTGTTATACCTGCGTTCCGTCGTAGCGACGGCGTATCTGATCGCAACAGTAGTACTATCCTACTTCTCTGCATTGGGCTTGGGATGGCTCATTATTCACTATGGGCTGGGAGCAGACGCCATTCAGGGAGCGATTCCGCTATACTCCTTCGTATTCCTTGTGGCGCTAGGTGAGGACTACAACATCTTCATGATTTCAAGCATCTGGCAAAAACGCAAAACGATGCCACTTCGCCAAGCGATCAAGGAAGGTGTGGGTGAAACCGGATCTGTTATTACTTCCGCAGGTCTGATTCTCGCAGGTACGTTTGCCGTACTGGCAACACTGCCGATACAGGTGCTGGTGCAGTTCGGTATTATCACGGCTGCGGGTGTCTTGCTCGATACGTTCCTTGTTCGACCGTTCATGGTGCCAGCCATTACAACGTTGCTGGGCAAATGGGCTTTCTGGCCAGGCAAGTATGTGCCTGTTGCAGAGAAAGACAAAGAGAAACAAAAACAATCCATGTAA
- a CDS encoding TetR/AcrR family transcriptional regulator: MNKKTNPPRSPGRPKAGADHASAQSKILMTASRLFMEHGYEPVSLQQIASLCGVTKASIYYHFSSKPQLFTVAITSMMAMGMQQTALRMDAPGTLQERLEKVAEGRMQHSHVDTETMMREAITYLDTDQLAQIREAEVRIYEVLAIHFKREMDNGYLRSADPMLLAHAFTSLLMLANREGVRDMHATITDLARELVALFLDGSAHKT; this comes from the coding sequence ATGAACAAAAAAACGAACCCTCCCCGCTCGCCGGGCAGGCCCAAAGCCGGTGCCGATCATGCATCAGCCCAGTCGAAAATACTGATGACCGCCTCGCGGCTTTTTATGGAACACGGGTATGAGCCCGTTTCTCTCCAGCAAATTGCCTCGCTATGCGGTGTGACCAAAGCATCGATCTATTATCATTTTTCCAGCAAACCGCAGCTATTCACCGTCGCCATCACCAGTATGATGGCCATGGGCATGCAGCAAACGGCTCTTCGTATGGATGCACCCGGTACATTACAAGAGCGGCTGGAAAAAGTTGCGGAAGGACGGATGCAACACTCCCACGTCGATACCGAGACCATGATGCGTGAAGCCATTACCTATTTGGATACAGATCAGTTGGCACAGATCCGTGAAGCCGAAGTCCGCATCTATGAAGTCCTCGCTATCCACTTCAAGCGGGAGATGGACAACGGTTATTTGCGATCTGCTGATCCGATGCTGCTTGCCCACGCGTTCACTTCCTTGCTGATGCTGGCAAACCGTGAAGGCGTACGCGACATGCATGCAACGATTACCGATTTGGCACGTGAGCTGGTCGCTTTATTTTTGGACGGATCCGCTCACAAGACTTAA
- a CDS encoding PLP-dependent aminotransferase family protein: MNQLPKLEINESIPIYVQLSDHIKREIIQRKLVEHSKLPSVRKLAEMLGISTTPVEWAYQQLIAEGYVYSQPRRGYRVRPITDRYSEIQIPVRTEQKDMQIHEHHHHERKIERNVIRPTKVIEFDFHMSRNDFSLFPFGKWHQYANRIWREEAEELLFYGDPQGEWGLRCEIANYLGQFRGVNCSPEQVVLGAEQHLLMCLLVQTLTHANGLQSIGVENPGYRLLPGTFRNYGYQVVPISLDDAGLDILELDRLGVKIISVSPSHQFPLGMTMPIARRVALLDWAEQTGAYIIEDDYDGEFRYHGRPIPSMQGLLEGSRVIYMGGFSQVLAPALCVHYMVLPKELMVSFREMYKTILFEQSASRLHQRTLEVFMHEGELGKHIRKMRNVYKRKHDLIIQEIRHYFGEKVEIMGQNAGFHLVLRVDSTQTAAELVAAALSAGIQISSTEYLWTDGSEPADGKREFIIGFAGIETERIGPGIAALAKVWREL, encoded by the coding sequence ATGAATCAATTACCGAAATTGGAGATAAACGAAAGCATCCCAATCTACGTACAGCTCTCGGATCACATCAAAAGGGAAATCATTCAGAGGAAACTGGTGGAACATAGCAAATTGCCTTCTGTACGCAAGTTGGCCGAGATGCTGGGCATAAGTACAACTCCGGTAGAATGGGCATACCAACAATTAATTGCTGAAGGTTATGTATACAGTCAGCCGCGAAGAGGATATCGGGTACGTCCCATCACGGATCGTTATAGTGAAATTCAAATTCCGGTGAGAACCGAGCAAAAGGATATGCAAATTCATGAACACCACCATCATGAACGAAAAATAGAGCGAAATGTGATTCGTCCAACAAAAGTGATCGAATTTGATTTTCATATGTCACGCAATGACTTCAGCCTGTTCCCGTTTGGCAAGTGGCACCAGTATGCGAACCGTATCTGGCGCGAAGAGGCAGAGGAATTATTGTTCTACGGAGATCCACAGGGTGAGTGGGGCCTGCGATGTGAAATTGCTAATTACCTTGGACAATTCAGGGGCGTAAACTGTTCTCCAGAGCAGGTTGTATTGGGTGCAGAGCAGCACTTGTTAATGTGTTTGCTTGTGCAGACGTTAACTCACGCGAATGGACTACAATCTATTGGCGTAGAAAATCCGGGCTATCGGCTACTGCCGGGCACATTCCGAAATTATGGTTATCAAGTGGTTCCAATCTCCCTAGATGATGCAGGATTAGATATATTAGAACTGGATCGTTTGGGAGTGAAAATAATAAGTGTCTCACCTTCGCACCAATTTCCTCTGGGCATGACCATGCCCATTGCCAGAAGAGTGGCTTTACTTGACTGGGCGGAGCAAACGGGGGCGTACATCATTGAGGATGATTATGACGGCGAATTTCGATATCATGGACGACCTATTCCTTCCATGCAGGGTTTGCTAGAGGGCAGCAGGGTGATTTATATGGGCGGATTCTCCCAAGTTCTCGCGCCTGCTCTGTGTGTTCATTATATGGTACTTCCCAAGGAGTTGATGGTATCTTTTCGGGAGATGTACAAGACGATTTTGTTTGAACAGTCAGCTTCACGTCTTCATCAGCGTACGTTGGAAGTGTTTATGCATGAGGGAGAATTGGGTAAACATATTCGTAAAATGCGTAACGTTTATAAACGCAAACATGACTTGATCATTCAGGAAATTCGACATTATTTCGGAGAAAAGGTTGAGATAATGGGTCAGAATGCCGGATTTCATCTAGTGCTCAGAGTTGATTCAACACAAACAGCCGCGGAGCTGGTGGCTGCGGCGTTAAGCGCTGGTATACAGATTAGTTCAACAGAATACCTGTGGACGGATGGGAGTGAACCAGCAGATGGCAAAAGGGAATTCATTATAGGGTTTGCTGGTATTGAGACGGAACGCATTGGACCGGGTATCGCCGCATTGGCAAAGGTCTGGAGAGAGCTTTAA
- a CDS encoding GNAT family N-acetyltransferase, producing the protein MSQPTPSPRIPRLLETKRIYLRPFESTDVDTYFPGLFDAEMRRLTGTQNSFTRPQVERYIENASQDDSRLMLLIALQENDRVIGEIALMDMHTKNRSGHIRIAIDHIEHQGKGYGSEALLLMLDYGFGICNLHRIELEVYAFNQRAIRTYEKLGFQREGVRRDALYYNHQYHDAIQMSMLENEFRERHVSRLG; encoded by the coding sequence ATGTCTCAACCAACACCATCCCCACGCATCCCACGTCTGTTGGAAACGAAGCGCATCTATCTGCGTCCATTTGAATCGACTGACGTTGATACCTATTTTCCCGGGTTGTTTGACGCCGAGATGCGCAGACTCACCGGGACACAAAACAGCTTCACCCGCCCCCAAGTGGAGCGCTACATCGAAAACGCGTCCCAGGATGACTCACGCTTGATGCTGCTGATTGCCTTGCAGGAAAATGATCGGGTCATTGGAGAGATTGCCCTGATGGACATGCATACCAAAAATCGCAGTGGGCACATCCGGATCGCCATTGATCATATAGAGCATCAAGGAAAAGGCTATGGCAGCGAGGCATTGCTGCTTATGCTGGACTATGGTTTCGGCATCTGCAATCTGCACCGAATCGAGCTTGAAGTGTATGCCTTCAATCAGCGTGCGATTCGTACGTATGAGAAGCTCGGATTTCAGCGCGAAGGTGTGCGGCGAGATGCCTTGTATTACAATCATCAATATCACGATGCCATTCAGATGAGCATGCTCGAAAATGAATTTCGAGAGCGGCATGTCAGTAGACTTGGATAA
- a CDS encoding serpin family protein, which produces MNSNSNQELSESERNTALKEIEPETIQSMNTVGLHILQQMGAKEKADGNNLLISPYSITAAIGMAYNGSVGETRREMAEVMGWSGIEMEQVNASQAALQQLLTHSGKGIQIGIANSMWVKDGIPVQETYQTTVQQSYEAEIRTLNGQPAQAKEEINQWVKQHTEGMIPNLMQEPPEKEALIILVNAIAFDGNWMDEFDPEYTTDEEFKLANGKALSVRMMHQKKQFQYSENEDWQAVRLPYGDGQMHLLVFLPREGRTLDEIQQQLLDDPKRLDRGSEYRLVELSLPRFRAEYGMNLKETFQLMGMEMAFDPYAANFTEMISPGPNLQAYIGQVLHRAVMEVSEQGTVAAASTLVEMQAGSAPPTDPVRMDVNRPFMVAVVDKSTEAWLFAGNVNQPEEIPSR; this is translated from the coding sequence ATGAATTCCAATTCGAATCAGGAGCTATCCGAGTCAGAACGAAATACGGCTCTGAAAGAGATTGAACCCGAAACAATCCAATCCATGAACACCGTGGGACTGCACATTCTTCAACAGATGGGAGCAAAAGAGAAAGCCGATGGGAATAATCTGTTGATTTCTCCTTACAGTATTACGGCGGCAATTGGCATGGCATATAACGGCAGCGTGGGTGAGACTAGGCGAGAGATGGCAGAGGTCATGGGCTGGTCGGGGATAGAAATGGAGCAAGTGAATGCTTCTCAAGCGGCTTTGCAGCAGTTGTTGACCCATTCGGGAAAAGGGATACAGATCGGTATTGCGAACTCCATGTGGGTGAAGGACGGAATCCCGGTACAGGAAACGTACCAAACAACGGTACAGCAATCGTATGAAGCCGAGATTAGGACACTCAATGGACAACCAGCACAAGCAAAGGAAGAGATCAATCAATGGGTGAAGCAGCACACCGAAGGTATGATTCCAAACTTGATGCAGGAGCCGCCTGAAAAGGAAGCCCTGATAATTCTGGTGAATGCCATCGCATTTGATGGTAACTGGATGGATGAGTTTGACCCAGAGTACACGACGGACGAAGAATTCAAGTTGGCAAATGGAAAGGCACTATCTGTGCGGATGATGCATCAAAAGAAGCAGTTCCAATACTCGGAGAATGAGGATTGGCAGGCGGTTAGACTGCCTTACGGAGATGGCCAGATGCATCTGCTGGTCTTTTTGCCGCGAGAGGGACGTACGCTGGATGAGATTCAGCAGCAGTTGCTGGATGACCCAAAACGGCTTGATCGCGGCTCCGAATACAGGTTAGTTGAGCTGTCCTTGCCACGTTTTCGTGCGGAGTATGGCATGAACCTGAAAGAGACGTTCCAACTGATGGGGATGGAAATGGCCTTTGACCCTTATGCCGCTAATTTCACGGAAATGATTTCTCCCGGGCCGAACTTGCAAGCATACATTGGTCAGGTACTGCATCGTGCGGTGATGGAGGTGAGCGAGCAAGGGACTGTAGCTGCAGCTTCAACGCTGGTAGAGATGCAGGCTGGAAGTGCTCCACCAACTGATCCGGTGAGGATGGATGTGAATCGTCCATTTATGGTCGCTGTAGTTGATAAATCCACTGAAGCATGGTTATTTGCCGGAAACGTAAACCAACCAGAAGAGATTCCCTCCCGGTAG
- a CDS encoding IS3 family transposase: MSQRENYDIIDELRCSHGITRLLSITGIPRSSYYKWRATQPQRDARQDREREIKEHMMAIHFANREFGYPRMTTALWEAGLNVNHKKVWRIMRELSIQSVIRKKRKKSSYTPSVIYPNRLKRQFHATAPQQKMVTDITYIPNGSTFVYLSVIQDLFNNEIVAWQLSKRNDVQLVLDTVEQWTQKRDVSEAVLHSDQGFQYTSQAYNTRLEAFGVKGSHSRKATCLDNACIESFFSHLKTEKLYLNQCNSEVEIRQAVEDYMYNYNYRRFQAKLKQRAPIEYRCALAA, from the coding sequence CTGAGCCAACGGGAGAACTACGATATCATAGACGAATTGCGCTGCTCGCATGGCATTACACGCCTATTATCGATTACAGGAATACCCCGTTCCAGTTACTACAAATGGCGAGCAACACAGCCGCAGCGAGACGCAAGACAAGACCGTGAGCGTGAGATCAAAGAACACATGATGGCTATTCATTTTGCAAACCGAGAGTTTGGTTATCCTCGCATGACAACGGCGTTGTGGGAGGCTGGTCTGAACGTTAATCACAAGAAAGTATGGCGAATCATGCGGGAACTATCGATCCAATCGGTAATTCGTAAGAAGCGGAAGAAGTCCAGCTATACGCCATCTGTGATTTATCCGAATCGCCTGAAGCGCCAGTTTCATGCGACAGCACCCCAGCAAAAAATGGTGACGGATATTACCTATATTCCGAATGGAAGTACATTTGTTTACCTGTCCGTGATTCAAGACCTGTTCAACAATGAGATTGTAGCTTGGCAGTTGTCTAAACGGAACGATGTTCAGCTCGTATTGGATACGGTGGAACAATGGACACAAAAAAGAGACGTTTCAGAAGCCGTGCTCCATTCGGATCAGGGCTTCCAATACACGTCTCAGGCGTACAACACACGATTAGAAGCATTCGGCGTGAAGGGCAGCCACTCTCGCAAAGCAACCTGCCTAGATAACGCATGCATCGAATCCTTCTTTTCGCATCTCAAGACAGAGAAGCTGTACCTTAACCAGTGTAATTCAGAAGTAGAGATTCGACAAGCCGTGGAAGATTATATGTACAATTACAACTACCGACGCTTTCAAGCCAAACTCAAACAGCGCGCACCGATTGAATATCGATGCGCACTGGCAGCATAG
- a CDS encoding transposase translates to MAKKGQTFQTYTEEFKLNAVRSYVEGSSSYKVVADREGIRNCSQLKVWVKKWKNGEVFDERKNNVPNPMKGRPRTAFSSVEEERDYLQAQVDYLKKRYPNLVKEKR, encoded by the coding sequence ATGGCCAAAAAAGGACAAACATTTCAGACGTATACCGAAGAGTTTAAATTGAATGCAGTTAGATCCTATGTCGAAGGTTCTTCAAGTTACAAAGTGGTCGCTGATCGCGAAGGAATTCGAAACTGTTCACAACTGAAGGTGTGGGTAAAAAAATGGAAAAACGGGGAAGTGTTTGATGAGCGAAAAAACAATGTTCCGAATCCAATGAAAGGACGTCCTCGTACTGCCTTTAGCAGTGTAGAAGAAGAACGGGATTACCTTCAAGCACAGGTGGATTATTTAAAAAAGCGGTATCCAAATCTAGTAAAGGAGAAGCGCTGA
- a CDS encoding ABC transporter ATP-binding protein, whose amino-acid sequence MSERTERKSPRPPGGPGHPGGGMGMRAPVEKAKDFKGTLRRLMRYLQPHSYRLLGVLVAAILSTVFSIISPKVMAEGTDILSKGAIAILQGVQGAGIDFPALMKVLYLLGGLYLFSAAFMYIQQYLMAGVAQRVVYDMREQISAKVGRLPLKYFDSRTHGETLSRATNDVDNISNTLQQSLAQFITSVVTIVGVIIMMLTISPWMTLITILTLPLSVVVVMLVASRSQKHFAGQQKSLGELNGHVEEMYTGHKVVKAFGREEHSVEQFEKVNEELYESGWKAQFISGIIMPLMTFVGNLGYVLICVVGGIFVTRGAISIGDILAFTQYSRQFTQPINQIANISNIIQSTIASAERVFELLDEEEEVPESSKPVQLQYPQGAVAFHGVNFGYKADELLIHNMNIDVKPGQTVAIVGPTGAGKTTLINLLMRFYEIQDGQITIDGVNIVDMERGKLRSLFGMVLQDTWLFNGTIRDNIAYGREGATEEEVIKAADAAHADHFIRTLPDGYDTVLNEEASNISQGQKQLLTIARAILANPAILILDEATSSVDTRTEVFIQKAMNDLMKDRTSFVIAHRLSTIRGADLILVMDHGNVIEQGNHEELMEKQGFYADLYNSQFTEQQPQAI is encoded by the coding sequence ATGAGTGAACGTACAGAACGCAAGTCACCTCGTCCCCCTGGCGGGCCGGGACATCCCGGAGGCGGAATGGGCATGCGGGCTCCCGTGGAGAAAGCGAAGGATTTCAAAGGTACACTGCGGCGTTTGATGCGTTATCTTCAGCCCCACAGCTATAGATTGCTGGGTGTGCTGGTCGCTGCGATTCTAAGTACTGTGTTCAGCATTATCAGTCCTAAGGTAATGGCGGAAGGTACGGATATTCTCAGTAAAGGCGCCATTGCCATCCTTCAGGGTGTGCAGGGGGCCGGGATTGATTTTCCTGCCTTGATGAAGGTTTTGTATCTGCTTGGAGGACTGTATCTGTTTAGTGCAGCGTTCATGTACATTCAGCAATACTTGATGGCTGGTGTTGCTCAACGAGTTGTATATGATATGCGTGAGCAGATCAGTGCCAAGGTTGGACGGCTGCCGCTGAAATATTTTGACTCCCGTACCCACGGTGAAACATTAAGCCGGGCGACAAACGATGTGGACAACATCAGTAATACGCTCCAGCAAAGTTTGGCGCAGTTCATTACGTCTGTCGTTACCATTGTCGGGGTTATCATCATGATGTTGACCATTAGTCCATGGATGACCCTCATTACCATTTTGACACTGCCATTAAGCGTGGTAGTAGTTATGCTGGTGGCATCCCGTTCGCAAAAACACTTTGCAGGCCAGCAGAAATCACTTGGTGAATTGAACGGCCATGTCGAAGAAATGTACACCGGACACAAGGTGGTTAAAGCCTTTGGACGGGAAGAACATTCGGTAGAACAGTTCGAAAAAGTGAACGAAGAGCTGTATGAATCCGGTTGGAAAGCCCAGTTTATCTCAGGTATTATCATGCCACTGATGACGTTTGTAGGTAACCTTGGTTATGTGCTGATCTGCGTGGTCGGCGGGATCTTTGTTACACGTGGTGCCATCTCCATCGGGGATATCCTTGCATTCACACAGTACTCCCGTCAGTTCACTCAGCCGATTAACCAGATTGCCAACATCTCGAATATCATTCAGTCCACTATCGCTTCGGCGGAGCGGGTATTTGAATTGCTGGATGAAGAGGAAGAGGTTCCAGAGTCTTCGAAACCAGTACAATTGCAGTATCCACAGGGTGCCGTTGCATTCCATGGTGTGAATTTTGGATATAAAGCGGATGAGTTACTCATTCATAATATGAATATTGATGTAAAACCGGGGCAGACGGTGGCCATTGTTGGGCCGACTGGAGCGGGTAAAACAACGCTAATCAACCTCCTGATGCGTTTCTATGAAATTCAGGACGGCCAAATTACGATTGACGGCGTTAATATCGTGGACATGGAACGCGGCAAGCTGCGCAGCCTGTTTGGGATGGTACTTCAGGACACATGGCTGTTCAACGGGACGATCCGTGACAACATCGCCTATGGCCGAGAAGGGGCAACGGAAGAGGAAGTCATCAAGGCAGCCGATGCGGCCCATGCCGATCACTTCATTCGTACCTTGCCTGATGGATATGACACGGTGCTGAATGAAGAAGCCTCGAACATTTCACAGGGGCAGAAGCAATTGCTGACGATTGCGAGAGCCATTCTCGCGAATCCGGCTATTCTGATTCTGGATGAGGCAACGAGTAGCGTGGATACTCGGACCGAAGTGTTCATCCAGAAAGCGATGAATGATCTGATGAAAGATCGCACCAGCTTTGTCATTGCCCACAGATTATCCACCATACGCGGAGCCGACCTGATTCTTGTTATGGATCATGGTAACGTGATTGAGCAGGGTAATCATGAGGAACTGATGGAGAAACAAGGTTTCTATGCGGATCTGTACAACAGTCAGTTTACGGAGCAACAGCCACAGGCGATCTGA